In one window of Ruminococcus albus AD2013 DNA:
- a CDS encoding calcium-translocating P-type ATPase, PMCA-type produces the protein MDLKGLTSQQVEESRAKNGSNAIPEAEPTTFLKEFLETFGDPMIKILLAIAALMIVMAIAGLAEPYEPIGTIVAVLIVAFVSAKTNVASDQKYIELKENSEKDKCKAIRDGATNVIEVDDVVQGDLILLQSGDKIPADGVLVHGNIKVDNSALNGEAEECKKTAAEGGFEMPTDITGDTFVDEHSLFRGAVCIDGEGYLDVRQVGLKTMMGKMAEEMNEEEPDSPLKVKLAKLANQISIFGYVSAIIIAVVYIIYFIIKAGGPADFFALGASSVIKKIVEGVSIAIIIVVCAVPEGLPLMISLVLMQNTSKMLDHNVLVRKAVGIETAGSLNVLFSDKTGTITKGKLEVVEFFTADGEVIPNEKLAGCKKVKELLDISIGKNTQSLFDGNHNVIGGNFTDQALMHFIGEADFNALKENKEYEVTTYQGFNSANKFSQSRIDNLGKTFYKGAPERLLAKAKKYLDADGNIKDIDMDKLNEKIDALANKAMRVLSFGYSEKPMVENEINDDVVIIGLVGIRDDVRAEAKEAIHEVQEAGIQVVMITGDRLETAKAIAKDAGLIKSDKDIALSSAELNKMSDDEVKKIVRDIRVIARALPTDKSRMVRICQEMNLVVGMTGDGVNDSPALKKADVGFAMGSGTEAAKEAGEIVILDDNFKSIKDAILYGRTIYNNILKFCKFQLVINVAAVLVSAFGPFFGIEEPLKVTHLLFVNLVMDGLGAIMLGNEPALEKYMLEKPRRRDESIISKPMAVQIGVMGAWLTIMSFLFFLIPSAGNSVGDVMKDLSKGLFCQNFFDGNIDKLKTGYFVLFIVSALANGFNVRDQKYGIFKGLNLNPGFLRVMCAIIAVQAVIVNCGLIPLAPFQWLGKMFSCVPFGIAGWVVVVLMALTMIPVDLIRKTVSGPAKTAE, from the coding sequence ATGGATCTAAAAGGTTTGACCTCACAACAGGTCGAAGAATCACGCGCGAAAAACGGCTCAAATGCCATACCAGAGGCAGAGCCTACCACGTTTCTGAAAGAGTTCCTTGAAACTTTCGGAGACCCGATGATTAAGATACTCCTTGCTATCGCAGCACTGATGATAGTAATGGCTATCGCAGGACTTGCTGAACCATATGAGCCTATCGGTACGATAGTTGCAGTGCTGATAGTTGCATTCGTTTCGGCAAAGACAAACGTTGCAAGTGACCAGAAGTATATCGAACTGAAAGAAAATTCCGAAAAGGATAAGTGTAAAGCTATCCGTGACGGTGCTACAAATGTTATCGAGGTCGATGACGTTGTACAGGGCGACCTGATTCTTTTACAGTCGGGTGATAAGATACCCGCGGACGGTGTTCTGGTACATGGTAATATCAAGGTGGATAACTCCGCACTTAACGGTGAGGCTGAGGAATGTAAGAAGACCGCAGCTGAGGGCGGCTTTGAGATGCCTACCGACATCACAGGTGATACCTTCGTTGATGAACATTCACTGTTCAGAGGTGCTGTATGTATCGATGGCGAGGGCTACCTCGATGTAAGACAGGTAGGTCTCAAGACAATGATGGGTAAGATGGCAGAGGAAATGAATGAGGAAGAACCCGATTCACCTCTGAAAGTTAAGCTTGCAAAGCTGGCTAACCAGATATCGATATTCGGTTATGTTTCTGCTATCATCATCGCTGTCGTTTATATTATCTACTTCATCATCAAGGCAGGCGGTCCTGCTGACTTCTTCGCACTTGGCGCTTCTTCTGTTATCAAGAAGATCGTTGAAGGCGTATCCATCGCTATCATCATCGTTGTCTGTGCAGTCCCCGAGGGCCTGCCGCTGATGATATCCCTCGTTCTTATGCAGAACACCAGCAAGATGCTTGACCATAACGTACTTGTACGTAAGGCTGTCGGTATCGAGACCGCTGGTTCTCTGAACGTTCTGTTCTCCGATAAGACAGGTACTATCACCAAGGGTAAGCTTGAAGTTGTTGAGTTCTTCACAGCTGACGGCGAAGTTATCCCTAATGAAAAACTTGCAGGTTGCAAGAAAGTCAAGGAACTGCTGGATATCTCAATCGGTAAGAACACACAGTCACTGTTCGATGGCAACCACAATGTCATCGGCGGTAACTTCACAGATCAGGCTTTGATGCACTTCATCGGCGAGGCTGATTTCAATGCGCTGAAAGAGAACAAGGAATACGAAGTTACCACATATCAGGGCTTCAATTCTGCTAACAAGTTCAGTCAGTCGAGAATAGATAATCTGGGTAAGACCTTCTATAAGGGCGCTCCCGAAAGACTTCTCGCAAAGGCTAAAAAGTACCTTGATGCCGACGGCAATATCAAGGATATCGACATGGACAAGCTGAACGAAAAGATCGATGCACTTGCTAACAAGGCAATGCGTGTACTGAGTTTTGGTTACTCCGAAAAGCCTATGGTTGAGAACGAGATCAACGACGATGTAGTTATCATCGGTCTTGTCGGTATACGTGATGATGTTCGTGCCGAGGCTAAGGAAGCTATCCACGAAGTTCAGGAGGCTGGTATCCAGGTCGTAATGATAACGGGTGACCGTCTTGAAACTGCCAAGGCTATCGCTAAGGATGCAGGTCTTATCAAGAGCGATAAGGATATTGCACTGTCATCTGCTGAACTCAATAAGATGTCCGATGACGAAGTAAAGAAGATAGTGAGAGATATCCGCGTTATCGCAAGAGCACTGCCTACCGATAAGTCCAGAATGGTAAGGATCTGTCAGGAAATGAACCTGGTCGTAGGTATGACAGGCGACGGCGTAAACGACAGCCCTGCTCTTAAAAAGGCAGATGTCGGCTTTGCAATGGGCAGCGGTACCGAAGCTGCCAAGGAAGCAGGCGAGATCGTTATCCTCGATGATAACTTCAAGTCCATCAAGGATGCTATCCTCTACGGCAGAACCATCTACAACAATATCCTTAAATTCTGTAAGTTCCAGCTGGTCATCAACGTGGCAGCTGTACTGGTATCCGCTTTCGGACCTTTCTTCGGTATCGAAGAACCTCTGAAGGTTACACACCTGCTGTTCGTTAACCTCGTTATGGACGGTCTGGGTGCTATCATGCTGGGTAACGAGCCTGCACTTGAAAAGTATATGCTCGAAAAGCCCAGAAGAAGAGACGAGAGCATCATCAGCAAGCCTATGGCTGTACAGATCGGTGTTATGGGCGCATGGCTGACTATCATGAGCTTCCTGTTCTTCCTTATCCCCTCAGCAGGCAACAGCGTGGGCGATGTTATGAAGGATCTCTCCAAGGGTCTGTTCTGCCAGAATTTCTTTGACGGCAACATTGATAAGCTGAAAACAGGCTACTTTGTACTGTTCATCGTCAGCGCACTTGCAAACGGTTTCAATGTAAGAGATCAGAAGTACGGTATCTTCAAGGGTCTGAACCTGAACCCCGGCTTCCTGAGAGTTATGTGTGCTATCATTGCTGTACAGGCAGTTATCGTTAACTGCGGCCTTATACCTCTGGCACCTTTCCAGTGGCTCGGCAAGATGTTCAGCTGCGTACCTTTCGGCATCGCAGGCTGGGTAGTAGTAGTGCTCATGGCACTTACCATGATACCCGTTGACCTTATCAGAAAGACTGTTTCGGGTCCTGCAAAAACAGCTGAATAA
- a CDS encoding phosphoribosyltransferase domain-containing protein — protein sequence MKNKLTSENRTSFESELTCVIKGSSVMNVSAAEEEYTLPQLMRLAKRFHNTKRTYLLVDPLQGKHIPVSPKDCLTMLRTLGAKLKREFPQTKLVVGFAETATAIGAAVAEYMGSDCVYIQTTREEVPEVSKWIEFQEEHSHATEQKLSADGFSAALDNTDTVIFVDDEFSTGKTLVNMIEQLREEFPQLCDKQIVAASIIDRMSEENVRRLEMHGMICRQLLKIDNVDYTETVNKFEIRGASDLPAVDNSDDLIKAAYLLKEDGDTSPRTGVVIGEYIDSILARHDMISTADSTMIPSGKSIAVIGTEECMYAGLIIAEKLENSGAYNSVKFHATTRSPIGICEAEGYPIFNGYKLQSFYEKGRQTFLYDLKKYDSVLIVTDSAPENMDAVNELGSLFRHYGCKEIIVERI from the coding sequence ATGAAAAACAAGCTCACCTCAGAGAACAGAACCAGCTTTGAAAGTGAACTGACCTGTGTCATCAAAGGCAGCTCGGTTATGAACGTATCAGCTGCCGAGGAAGAATACACACTTCCTCAGCTTATGCGCCTTGCTAAGCGCTTTCACAATACCAAGCGCACCTATCTTCTGGTTGACCCACTGCAAGGCAAGCATATCCCTGTAAGTCCCAAGGATTGCCTTACCATGTTGCGCACACTCGGCGCAAAGCTGAAAAGAGAATTTCCGCAGACCAAGCTGGTAGTGGGCTTTGCTGAAACAGCTACCGCTATCGGCGCAGCTGTTGCAGAGTATATGGGCAGTGACTGCGTTTATATCCAGACCACACGCGAGGAAGTACCCGAGGTCAGCAAATGGATAGAATTTCAGGAGGAACACAGCCACGCTACCGAGCAGAAGCTTTCTGCTGATGGCTTTTCTGCCGCTCTCGATAACACGGATACTGTCATTTTCGTTGACGATGAATTTTCCACAGGGAAGACTCTTGTAAACATGATAGAACAGCTCAGGGAGGAATTTCCTCAGCTGTGTGATAAGCAGATAGTAGCGGCTTCCATTATCGACCGCATGAGTGAGGAAAACGTCCGCCGCCTTGAAATGCACGGCATGATCTGCCGTCAGCTTTTAAAGATAGACAACGTGGATTATACCGAGACTGTCAATAAGTTCGAGATTCGGGGTGCTTCCGACCTGCCTGCTGTGGACAACAGCGACGACCTGATAAAGGCAGCCTATCTGCTGAAAGAGGACGGCGATACTTCGCCCAGAACAGGCGTTGTGATAGGGGAGTATATCGATAGTATCCTTGCACGCCATGATATGATAAGTACAGCCGACAGCACCATGATACCCTCGGGCAAAAGTATAGCCGTCATCGGCACTGAGGAGTGTATGTATGCAGGGCTTATAATAGCCGAAAAGCTTGAAAACAGCGGCGCATACAATAGCGTGAAGTTCCATGCAACTACCCGCAGTCCCATAGGTATCTGCGAAGCCGAGGGCTACCCAATATTCAATGGCTACAAGCTTCAAAGCTTCTACGAAAAGGGAAGACAGACTTTCCTGTATGACCTTAAAAAGTATGATTCCGTACTCATTGTGACGGATTCTGCTCCGGAAAATATGGACGCAGTAAATGAACTTGGTTCGCTGTTCAGACATTACGGCTGCAAAGAGATAATCGTAGAAAGGATATAA
- a CDS encoding cysteine protease StiP family protein, translating into MFGSYKNEDVTILLKDITGQVKPQSTEEREKLIQGGRHYCEMLPIEYEPSEQYMKSFYTALDMYSGITAEAVGRLGQLIYKDKGENAVLVSLARAGTSIGVLLKHYMDRKYGTNVAHYTISIIRGRGIDKNAMDYILARHKPQYIQFIDGWTGKGAITRQLEEAMKDYPQVSAGLGVLSDPAFISEKCGTHDDFLIAGSCLNSTVSGLLSRTFLRSDIIGEKDFHGAVFYKELANKDLTYKFINTVEEHFSFEDYDLTDNAADTAENTMEEVKSICRDFGISDINLVKPSIGEATRVLLRRMPWKMLVHSLDDKEHLGHLYQLAEEKGCELVEYPLKHYRACGLIKTMADN; encoded by the coding sequence ATGTTCGGTTCCTATAAAAATGAAGATGTTACAATACTCCTGAAAGATATCACAGGTCAGGTAAAGCCCCAGAGCACTGAGGAAAGAGAAAAACTCATACAAGGCGGCAGGCACTACTGCGAGATGCTGCCAATAGAGTACGAACCCTCGGAGCAGTATATGAAGTCATTCTATACCGCTCTTGATATGTACAGCGGAATTACCGCCGAAGCCGTAGGCAGGCTCGGTCAGCTTATATACAAAGATAAAGGTGAAAATGCAGTCCTTGTTTCCCTTGCAAGGGCAGGTACGTCCATCGGCGTATTGCTGAAACACTATATGGACAGAAAGTACGGCACAAACGTCGCTCACTATACTATCTCAATAATCCGCGGCAGAGGTATCGACAAAAATGCCATGGACTATATACTCGCCCGCCACAAACCGCAGTATATCCAGTTCATTGACGGCTGGACAGGTAAGGGCGCTATCACCCGTCAGCTTGAAGAAGCCATGAAAGATTATCCGCAGGTGAGTGCAGGTCTCGGTGTGCTTTCTGACCCCGCATTTATCTCCGAAAAATGCGGTACTCACGATGATTTTCTCATCGCCGGCAGCTGCCTTAATTCAACAGTATCTGGACTTCTCAGCAGAACTTTCCTGAGAAGTGATATCATAGGCGAAAAGGACTTTCACGGTGCGGTCTTCTACAAGGAACTTGCCAACAAAGACCTCACCTATAAATTTATAAACACAGTGGAGGAGCATTTCAGCTTTGAGGACTATGACCTCACCGACAATGCCGCCGACACAGCAGAAAACACTATGGAGGAGGTAAAAAGCATCTGCCGCGATTTCGGTATCTCTGATATAAATCTGGTCAAGCCCAGCATTGGCGAAGCCACAAGAGTGCTTCTGCGCCGTATGCCATGGAAAATGCTGGTACACAGTCTTGATGATAAAGAACATCTTGGACATCTTTATCAGCTTGCCGAGGAAAAGGGCTGTGAGCTTGTGGAGTACCCGCTGAAACATTACCGTGCCTGCGGGCTTATCAAGACGATGGCGGATAACTGA
- a CDS encoding HAD hydrolase family protein → MRKILLASDLDNTLIHSYKHKREGDICVEMLNGAEQGFMSAKVHAQLSSLPDNVELVPLTTRSVAQFERIQLPEGCYSRAITTNGAILIEKGIQNEKWRMSEKHYADELMPLMEKLRAELDGNEKLNVVRIVDEMYLYISCAKPEYVGEFMDRYSTLTELDVMLSGRKIYFLPPEINKGKALKRLAQGEKDAFIFAAGDSTIDLPMLEAADLAIIPEALDSLLENPNRSVFKGDGDFAEFVIETLIDKCKK, encoded by the coding sequence ATGAGAAAGATATTACTTGCAAGCGACCTCGACAATACTCTGATACATTCCTATAAGCACAAGCGGGAGGGCGATATCTGCGTTGAGATGCTCAATGGTGCCGAGCAGGGTTTCATGAGCGCAAAAGTTCATGCACAGCTGTCCTCTCTACCGGATAATGTTGAGCTTGTCCCGCTTACGACTCGTTCCGTGGCGCAGTTTGAAAGGATACAATTGCCAGAGGGCTGTTACAGCAGGGCAATAACTACCAACGGCGCAATACTCATCGAAAAGGGTATTCAAAACGAGAAATGGCGCATGAGTGAAAAGCACTACGCCGATGAACTCATGCCGCTGATGGAAAAACTTCGTGCCGAACTTGACGGCAATGAGAAACTGAATGTGGTTAGGATAGTCGATGAGATGTACCTCTACATATCCTGCGCAAAACCCGAATATGTGGGAGAATTTATGGACAGATACAGTACTCTCACCGAACTTGACGTTATGCTTTCAGGCAGAAAGATATACTTCCTGCCCCCTGAAATAAACAAGGGAAAAGCCTTGAAGCGTCTTGCACAGGGTGAAAAGGATGCTTTCATTTTCGCGGCAGGTGACAGCACCATCGACCTGCCCATGCTTGAAGCCGCAGACTTAGCCATCATTCCCGAAGCTCTCGACTCGCTCCTTGAAAACCCAAACAGAAGCGTTTTCAAAGGCGATGGTGATTTCGCAGAATTCGTTATCGAAACACTTATCGATAAATGCAAAAAATAA